One region of Glycine max cultivar Williams 82 chromosome 9, Glycine_max_v4.0, whole genome shotgun sequence genomic DNA includes:
- the PHR13 gene encoding MYB-CC domain-containing transcription factor PHR13 has protein sequence MYPRLIHPHDGIVTQDELQGGAASNLSHAHKGDPCLVLTADPKPRLRWTQDLHERFVDAVTQLGGASKATPKAIMRTMNVKGLTLFHLKSHLQKYRLGKQSGKDVGEGCKDGSYLLESPGADNTSPKLPTPDTNEGYEIKEALRAQMEVQSKLHLQVEAEKHLQIRQDAERRYMAMLERACKMLADQFISATVIDTDSQKFQGIGSKAPRGTLVDPLGFYSLPSTEVAGVNVPEEEILPSLPPQRADCSTESCLTSHESSGGLALEGSPGEGKRRMLGMDSMAAPLIWSEAKMRTQAINVAQGNHPQGITRYGM, from the exons ATGTACCCGAGGCTCATACACCCCCACGATGGGATTGTGACGCAGGATGAGTTGCAGGGTGGTGCTGCTTCCAACCTCTCTCACGCTCACAAGGGTGACCCTTGTCTCGTTTTAACGGCTGATCCCAAGCCTCGTCTTCGTTGGACTCAGGACTTGCATGAACGCTTCGTTGATGCGGTCACGCAGCTTGGTGGAGCTAGTA AAGCTACACCAAAAGCAATCATGCGGACTATGAATGTCAAGGGTTTGACTCTGTTTCATTTGAAGAGTCATCTTCAG AAATACAGGCTTGGTAAGCAATCTGGGAAAGATGTGGGCGAAGGATGCAAAGATG GTTCATATCTTTTAGAAAGCCCTGGTGCTGATAACACTTCTCCAAAGTTGCCAACTCCTGATACAAATGA GGGTTATGAAATCAAGGAGGCATTGAGAGCACAGATGGAAGTGCAAAGTAAATTACATTTGCAAGTGGAG GCGGAAAAGCACTTGCAGATTCGCCAGGATGCAGAGAGGAGATACATGGCGATGCTCGAAAGAGCTTGCAAGATGCTGGCTGATCAATTTATCAGTGCTACAGTTATAGACACAGACAGCCAAAAGTTCCAAGGAATTGGAAGCAAAGCACCTAGAGGTACCTTGGTTGATCCTCTTGGTTTTTACTCCTTGCCATCCACTGAGGTAGCCGGAGTGAATGTCCCGGAAGAAGAAATACTGCCAAGTCTCCCACCCCAAAGGGCCGATTGTTCAACCGAAAGTTGTTTAACCTCGCATGAGAGCTCTGGAGGATTGGCTTTAGAAGGATCTCCAGGCGAGGGAAAAAGGAGGATGCTAGGCATGGACTCTATGGCAGCACCTTTGATCTGGAGTGAAGCTAAGATGAGAACTCAAGCCATCAATGTAGCTCAAGGTAATCATCCTCAAGGAATAACTAGGTATGGCATGTAG
- the PHR14 gene encoding MYB-CC domain-containing transcription factor PHR14 isoform X3, which produces MDPGSGGNSLGNNSNLASKQRLRWTHELHERFVDAVAQLGGPDRATPKGVLRVMGVQGLTIYHVKSHLQKYRLAKYLPDSSSDEGKKADKKETGDMLSNLDGSSGMQITEALKLQMEVQKRLHEQLEVQRQLQLRIEAQGKYLKKIIEEQQRLSGVLSETPGSGVAAVAPGDACQEPDNKTDPSTPDPEKAAKDRAPAKSLSIESFSSHLEPMTPDSGCHVGSPAESPKGERSAKKQRVIMDGVYSKPEMVLPHQILESSMSLYQQPNTVFLGQDQFDPSLGISTRSGEELDKVGGGNL; this is translated from the exons ATGGATCCTGGCAGTGGAGGAAACAGTCTTGGCAACAACTCTAATCTCGCTTCAAAACAACGTTTACGGTGGACACATGAATTACATGAGCGCTTTGTTGATGCTGTGGCTCAACTTGGTGGGCCAGATC GTGCCACACCCAAAGGTGTCCTCAGAGTTATGGGTGTACAAGGCTTGACCATTTACCATGTCAAAAGCCATTTACAG AAATACCGACTTGCAAAATATTTACCTGACTCCTCATCTGATG AAGGGAAAAAGGCTGACAAGAAAGAAACAGGGGATATGCTTTCCAATCTTGATGGTTCATC TGGGATGCAGATTACTGAAGCACTAAAGCTTCAAATGGAGGTTCAGAAGCGACTACATGAACAATTGGAG GTGCAGAGACAGCTACAATTACGGATAGAGGCCCAGGGTAAATACCTGAAAAAGATAATCGAAGAACAGCAGCGGCTCAGTGGCGTTCTTTCGGAGACTCCTGGCTCTGGGGTTGCAGCCGTTGCTCCAGGGGATGCATGCCAAGAACCTGATAATAAGACTGACCCGTCAACCCCTGACCCTGAAAAGGCCGCCAAAGACCGTGCTCCGGCAAAAAGTCTTTCAATAGAATCTTTTTCATCTCACCTTGAACCGATGACACCAGATTCTGGCTGCCATGTTGGTTCCCCTGCTGAAAGCCCTAAAGGGGAGAGATCAGCCAAGAAGCAACGAGTAATCATGGATGGCGTGTATTCTAAACCAGAAATGGTGCTTCCACATCAGATACTGGAGTCAAGCATGTCATTATACCAGCAACCTAACACTGTTTTTCTTGGCCAAGACCAATTTGATCCTTCTTTGGGTATATCTACCAGAAGTGGTGAGGAATTGGATAAGGTTGGTGGTGGTAATCTGTGA
- the LOC100787162 gene encoding uncharacterized protein isoform X1, with product MIEQFINFIIRPPRAEYDPDQYLWEKEFSLAGRTYQRQDLELKNSRGYALKCSHYLPSRLPEDISLPCVIYCHGNSGCRADANEAAVILLPSNITVFTLDFSGSGLSDGDHVSLGWHEKDDLKMVVSHLRSNKQVSRIGLWGRSMGAVTSLLYGAEDPSIAGMVLDSAFSNLYDLMMELADVYKIRLPKFTVKMAVQYMRRVIEKKAKFDIMDLNCLLVAPKTFIPVLFGHGNDDQFIQPHHSDLISESYAGDKNIIKFDGDHNSSRPQFFYDSISIFFYNVLRPPHIPRVRKLEKYFDLGDLKIGSTVNESLLYGILSSLQSATTDAASSSSAPPSTSNSIKASVSELISKVAPVTAAESMIREEPKHGNDEHGHDEPADMKDEKNGLTEDYFSYCSSTRGNWGRCSSLVLSDEESYPDFRDDDNDSEVFATPLGSMREMSPDPKEEGKDQKKKKKAERSSKKLKSERFEKWESLSRRLRLCILKGSAHRRSKPS from the exons ATGATTGAGCAATTCATCAATTTCATTATTCGGCCTCCCAG GGCTGAATATGATCCAGATCAGTACCTATGGGAAAAGGAATTCTCCCTTGCAGGAAGAACATACCAAAGGCAGGATTTGGAG CTCAAGAATTCCAGAGGCTATGCATTGAAGTGTAGTCATTATCTACCTTCACGTTTGCCTGAAGATATTTCTCTTCCTTGTGTTATATATTGCCACGGAAATAG TGGATGTAGGGCAGATGCCAATGAAGCTGCTGTTATTCTTCTTCCATCAAATATTACTGTCTTTACTCTTGACTTTTCGGGGTCAGGCTTGTCTGATGGAGACCATGTTAGCCTTGGTTGGCATGAA AAAGATGATCTCAAGATGGTGGTGTCACATTTAAGAAGCAACAAACAAGTATCTCGTATAGGACTTTGGGGACGATCAATGGGTGCTGTTACAAG CCTTCTTTATGGAGCTGAAGACCCTTCTATTGCTGGAATGGTGTTGGATAGTGCCTTTTCAAACTTATATGATCTGATGATGGAGCTTGCTGATGTCTATAAAATTCGACTTCCAAAGTTCACT GTTAAAATGGCTGTACAATACATGCGGCGGGTTATTGAGAAGAAGGCGAAGTTTGATATCATGGACCTGAACTGTTTGCTG GTTGCACCGAAGACATTCATTCCTGTTTTATTTGGACATGGTAATGATGACCAATTCATTCAGCCTCACCACTCTGATCTCATCTCTGAATCATATGCG GgagataaaaatatcataaaatttgATGGTGATCACAACTCCTCTCGACCACAGTTCTTTTATGATTCAATTTCCATTTTCTTCTACAATGTGCTCCGCCCTCCTCACATTCCTAGAGTTCGTAAGCTTGagaaatattttgatttagGGGATTTGAAGATTGGTTCTACTGTGAATGAG AGCCTATTATATGGGATACTCTCTAGTCTACAGTCTGCAACTACTGATGCTGCAAGTTCATCTTCTGCTCCTCCTAGCACTTCAAATTCAATCAAAGCATCAGTTAGTGAACTTATTTCAAAAGTTGCTCCAGTAACCGCCGCT GAGTCCATGATTAGAGAGGAACCAAAGCATGGCAATGATGAACATGGCCATGATGAGCCTGCAGATATGAAG GATGAGAAAAATGGCCTGACTGAAGATTACTTCTCATACTGTAGCTCAACTAGAGGAAACTGGGGCAGATGTTCTTCTTTAGTACTCAGCGATGAAGAATCTTATCCAGATTTCAGggatgatgataatgattctGAG GTATTTGCAACACCCCTGGGAAGTATGAGAGAAATGTCTCCAGACCCAAAAGAAGAGGGAAAGgatcagaagaagaagaagaaagctgaAAGATCCTCAAAGAAGCTCAAGTCTGAGAGATTTGAAAAGTGGGAGTCCCTCAGTCGACGGCTGCGACTTTGCATTTTAAAGGGATCTGCCCATAGGAGATCAAAGCCCTCTTGA
- the PHR14 gene encoding MYB-CC domain-containing transcription factor PHR14 isoform X2, which yields MYHSKNFPSASLIGVNSLVHGQHIDCGGSTMDPGSGGNSLGNNSNLASKQRLRWTHELHERFVDAVAQLGGPDRATPKGVLRVMGVQGLTIYHVKSHLQKYRLAKYLPDSSSDGKKADKKETGDMLSNLDGSSGMQITEALKLQMEVQKRLHEQLEVQRQLQLRIEAQGKYLKKIIEEQQRLSGVLSETPGSGVAAVAPGDACQEPDNKTDPSTPDPEKAAKDRAPAKSLSIESFSSHLEPMTPDSGCHVGSPAESPKGERSAKKQRVIMDGVYSKPEMVLPHQILESSMSLYQQPNTVFLGQDQFDPSLGISTRSGEELDKVGGGNL from the exons ATGTATCATTCAAAGAATTTTCCTAGTGCAAGTTTAATTGGAGTTAATTCATTAGTTCATGGTCAGCACATAGATTGTGGTGGCAGCACAATGGATCCTGGCAGTGGAGGAAACAGTCTTGGCAACAACTCTAATCTCGCTTCAAAACAACGTTTACGGTGGACACATGAATTACATGAGCGCTTTGTTGATGCTGTGGCTCAACTTGGTGGGCCAGATC GTGCCACACCCAAAGGTGTCCTCAGAGTTATGGGTGTACAAGGCTTGACCATTTACCATGTCAAAAGCCATTTACAG AAATACCGACTTGCAAAATATTTACCTGACTCCTCATCTGATG GGAAAAAGGCTGACAAGAAAGAAACAGGGGATATGCTTTCCAATCTTGATGGTTCATC TGGGATGCAGATTACTGAAGCACTAAAGCTTCAAATGGAGGTTCAGAAGCGACTACATGAACAATTGGAG GTGCAGAGACAGCTACAATTACGGATAGAGGCCCAGGGTAAATACCTGAAAAAGATAATCGAAGAACAGCAGCGGCTCAGTGGCGTTCTTTCGGAGACTCCTGGCTCTGGGGTTGCAGCCGTTGCTCCAGGGGATGCATGCCAAGAACCTGATAATAAGACTGACCCGTCAACCCCTGACCCTGAAAAGGCCGCCAAAGACCGTGCTCCGGCAAAAAGTCTTTCAATAGAATCTTTTTCATCTCACCTTGAACCGATGACACCAGATTCTGGCTGCCATGTTGGTTCCCCTGCTGAAAGCCCTAAAGGGGAGAGATCAGCCAAGAAGCAACGAGTAATCATGGATGGCGTGTATTCTAAACCAGAAATGGTGCTTCCACATCAGATACTGGAGTCAAGCATGTCATTATACCAGCAACCTAACACTGTTTTTCTTGGCCAAGACCAATTTGATCCTTCTTTGGGTATATCTACCAGAAGTGGTGAGGAATTGGATAAGGTTGGTGGTGGTAATCTGTGA
- the PHR13 gene encoding MYB-CC domain-containing transcription factor PHR13 isoform X1, with amino-acid sequence MYPRLIHPHDGIVTQDELQGGAASNLSHAHKGDPCLVLTADPKPRLRWTQDLHERFVDAVTQLGGASKATPKAIMRTMNVKGLTLFHLKSHLQKYRLGKQSGKDVGEGCKDGISGSYLLESPGADNTSPKLPTPDTNEGYEIKEALRAQMEVQSKLHLQVEAEKHLQIRQDAERRYMAMLERACKMLADQFISATVIDTDSQKFQGIGSKAPRGTLVDPLGFYSLPSTEVAGVNVPEEEILPSLPPQRADCSTESCLTSHESSGGLALEGSPGEGKRRMLGMDSMAAPLIWSEAKMRTQAINVAQGNHPQGITRYGM; translated from the exons ATGTACCCGAGGCTCATACACCCCCACGATGGGATTGTGACGCAGGATGAGTTGCAGGGTGGTGCTGCTTCCAACCTCTCTCACGCTCACAAGGGTGACCCTTGTCTCGTTTTAACGGCTGATCCCAAGCCTCGTCTTCGTTGGACTCAGGACTTGCATGAACGCTTCGTTGATGCGGTCACGCAGCTTGGTGGAGCTAGTA AAGCTACACCAAAAGCAATCATGCGGACTATGAATGTCAAGGGTTTGACTCTGTTTCATTTGAAGAGTCATCTTCAG AAATACAGGCTTGGTAAGCAATCTGGGAAAGATGTGGGCGAAGGATGCAAAGATG GAATATCAGGTTCATATCTTTTAGAAAGCCCTGGTGCTGATAACACTTCTCCAAAGTTGCCAACTCCTGATACAAATGA GGGTTATGAAATCAAGGAGGCATTGAGAGCACAGATGGAAGTGCAAAGTAAATTACATTTGCAAGTGGAG GCGGAAAAGCACTTGCAGATTCGCCAGGATGCAGAGAGGAGATACATGGCGATGCTCGAAAGAGCTTGCAAGATGCTGGCTGATCAATTTATCAGTGCTACAGTTATAGACACAGACAGCCAAAAGTTCCAAGGAATTGGAAGCAAAGCACCTAGAGGTACCTTGGTTGATCCTCTTGGTTTTTACTCCTTGCCATCCACTGAGGTAGCCGGAGTGAATGTCCCGGAAGAAGAAATACTGCCAAGTCTCCCACCCCAAAGGGCCGATTGTTCAACCGAAAGTTGTTTAACCTCGCATGAGAGCTCTGGAGGATTGGCTTTAGAAGGATCTCCAGGCGAGGGAAAAAGGAGGATGCTAGGCATGGACTCTATGGCAGCACCTTTGATCTGGAGTGAAGCTAAGATGAGAACTCAAGCCATCAATGTAGCTCAAGGTAATCATCCTCAAGGAATAACTAGGTATGGCATGTAG
- the PHR14 gene encoding MYB-CC domain-containing transcription factor PHR14 isoform X4: MDPGSGGNSLGNNSNLASKQRLRWTHELHERFVDAVAQLGGPDRATPKGVLRVMGVQGLTIYHVKSHLQKYRLAKYLPDSSSDGKKADKKETGDMLSNLDGSSGMQITEALKLQMEVQKRLHEQLEVQRQLQLRIEAQGKYLKKIIEEQQRLSGVLSETPGSGVAAVAPGDACQEPDNKTDPSTPDPEKAAKDRAPAKSLSIESFSSHLEPMTPDSGCHVGSPAESPKGERSAKKQRVIMDGVYSKPEMVLPHQILESSMSLYQQPNTVFLGQDQFDPSLGISTRSGEELDKVGGGNL, from the exons ATGGATCCTGGCAGTGGAGGAAACAGTCTTGGCAACAACTCTAATCTCGCTTCAAAACAACGTTTACGGTGGACACATGAATTACATGAGCGCTTTGTTGATGCTGTGGCTCAACTTGGTGGGCCAGATC GTGCCACACCCAAAGGTGTCCTCAGAGTTATGGGTGTACAAGGCTTGACCATTTACCATGTCAAAAGCCATTTACAG AAATACCGACTTGCAAAATATTTACCTGACTCCTCATCTGATG GGAAAAAGGCTGACAAGAAAGAAACAGGGGATATGCTTTCCAATCTTGATGGTTCATC TGGGATGCAGATTACTGAAGCACTAAAGCTTCAAATGGAGGTTCAGAAGCGACTACATGAACAATTGGAG GTGCAGAGACAGCTACAATTACGGATAGAGGCCCAGGGTAAATACCTGAAAAAGATAATCGAAGAACAGCAGCGGCTCAGTGGCGTTCTTTCGGAGACTCCTGGCTCTGGGGTTGCAGCCGTTGCTCCAGGGGATGCATGCCAAGAACCTGATAATAAGACTGACCCGTCAACCCCTGACCCTGAAAAGGCCGCCAAAGACCGTGCTCCGGCAAAAAGTCTTTCAATAGAATCTTTTTCATCTCACCTTGAACCGATGACACCAGATTCTGGCTGCCATGTTGGTTCCCCTGCTGAAAGCCCTAAAGGGGAGAGATCAGCCAAGAAGCAACGAGTAATCATGGATGGCGTGTATTCTAAACCAGAAATGGTGCTTCCACATCAGATACTGGAGTCAAGCATGTCATTATACCAGCAACCTAACACTGTTTTTCTTGGCCAAGACCAATTTGATCCTTCTTTGGGTATATCTACCAGAAGTGGTGAGGAATTGGATAAGGTTGGTGGTGGTAATCTGTGA
- the PHR14 gene encoding MYB-CC domain-containing transcription factor PHR14 isoform X1, with protein MYHSKNFPSASLIGVNSLVHGQHIDCGGSTMDPGSGGNSLGNNSNLASKQRLRWTHELHERFVDAVAQLGGPDRATPKGVLRVMGVQGLTIYHVKSHLQKYRLAKYLPDSSSDEGKKADKKETGDMLSNLDGSSGMQITEALKLQMEVQKRLHEQLEVQRQLQLRIEAQGKYLKKIIEEQQRLSGVLSETPGSGVAAVAPGDACQEPDNKTDPSTPDPEKAAKDRAPAKSLSIESFSSHLEPMTPDSGCHVGSPAESPKGERSAKKQRVIMDGVYSKPEMVLPHQILESSMSLYQQPNTVFLGQDQFDPSLGISTRSGEELDKVGGGNL; from the exons ATGTATCATTCAAAGAATTTTCCTAGTGCAAGTTTAATTGGAGTTAATTCATTAGTTCATGGTCAGCACATAGATTGTGGTGGCAGCACAATGGATCCTGGCAGTGGAGGAAACAGTCTTGGCAACAACTCTAATCTCGCTTCAAAACAACGTTTACGGTGGACACATGAATTACATGAGCGCTTTGTTGATGCTGTGGCTCAACTTGGTGGGCCAGATC GTGCCACACCCAAAGGTGTCCTCAGAGTTATGGGTGTACAAGGCTTGACCATTTACCATGTCAAAAGCCATTTACAG AAATACCGACTTGCAAAATATTTACCTGACTCCTCATCTGATG AAGGGAAAAAGGCTGACAAGAAAGAAACAGGGGATATGCTTTCCAATCTTGATGGTTCATC TGGGATGCAGATTACTGAAGCACTAAAGCTTCAAATGGAGGTTCAGAAGCGACTACATGAACAATTGGAG GTGCAGAGACAGCTACAATTACGGATAGAGGCCCAGGGTAAATACCTGAAAAAGATAATCGAAGAACAGCAGCGGCTCAGTGGCGTTCTTTCGGAGACTCCTGGCTCTGGGGTTGCAGCCGTTGCTCCAGGGGATGCATGCCAAGAACCTGATAATAAGACTGACCCGTCAACCCCTGACCCTGAAAAGGCCGCCAAAGACCGTGCTCCGGCAAAAAGTCTTTCAATAGAATCTTTTTCATCTCACCTTGAACCGATGACACCAGATTCTGGCTGCCATGTTGGTTCCCCTGCTGAAAGCCCTAAAGGGGAGAGATCAGCCAAGAAGCAACGAGTAATCATGGATGGCGTGTATTCTAAACCAGAAATGGTGCTTCCACATCAGATACTGGAGTCAAGCATGTCATTATACCAGCAACCTAACACTGTTTTTCTTGGCCAAGACCAATTTGATCCTTCTTTGGGTATATCTACCAGAAGTGGTGAGGAATTGGATAAGGTTGGTGGTGGTAATCTGTGA
- the PHR13 gene encoding MYB-CC domain-containing transcription factor PHR13 isoform X2 — protein sequence MLSAEATPKAIMRTMNVKGLTLFHLKSHLQKYRLGKQSGKDVGEGCKDGISGSYLLESPGADNTSPKLPTPDTNEGYEIKEALRAQMEVQSKLHLQVEAEKHLQIRQDAERRYMAMLERACKMLADQFISATVIDTDSQKFQGIGSKAPRGTLVDPLGFYSLPSTEVAGVNVPEEEILPSLPPQRADCSTESCLTSHESSGGLALEGSPGEGKRRMLGMDSMAAPLIWSEAKMRTQAINVAQGNHPQGITRYGM from the exons ATGTTATCTGCAGAAGCTACACCAAAAGCAATCATGCGGACTATGAATGTCAAGGGTTTGACTCTGTTTCATTTGAAGAGTCATCTTCAG AAATACAGGCTTGGTAAGCAATCTGGGAAAGATGTGGGCGAAGGATGCAAAGATG GAATATCAGGTTCATATCTTTTAGAAAGCCCTGGTGCTGATAACACTTCTCCAAAGTTGCCAACTCCTGATACAAATGA GGGTTATGAAATCAAGGAGGCATTGAGAGCACAGATGGAAGTGCAAAGTAAATTACATTTGCAAGTGGAG GCGGAAAAGCACTTGCAGATTCGCCAGGATGCAGAGAGGAGATACATGGCGATGCTCGAAAGAGCTTGCAAGATGCTGGCTGATCAATTTATCAGTGCTACAGTTATAGACACAGACAGCCAAAAGTTCCAAGGAATTGGAAGCAAAGCACCTAGAGGTACCTTGGTTGATCCTCTTGGTTTTTACTCCTTGCCATCCACTGAGGTAGCCGGAGTGAATGTCCCGGAAGAAGAAATACTGCCAAGTCTCCCACCCCAAAGGGCCGATTGTTCAACCGAAAGTTGTTTAACCTCGCATGAGAGCTCTGGAGGATTGGCTTTAGAAGGATCTCCAGGCGAGGGAAAAAGGAGGATGCTAGGCATGGACTCTATGGCAGCACCTTTGATCTGGAGTGAAGCTAAGATGAGAACTCAAGCCATCAATGTAGCTCAAGGTAATCATCCTCAAGGAATAACTAGGTATGGCATGTAG
- the LOC100787162 gene encoding uncharacterized protein isoform X2 encodes MIQISTYGKRNSPLQEEHTKGRIWRQLKNSRGYALKCSHYLPSRLPEDISLPCVIYCHGNSGCRADANEAAVILLPSNITVFTLDFSGSGLSDGDHVSLGWHEKDDLKMVVSHLRSNKQVSRIGLWGRSMGAVTSLLYGAEDPSIAGMVLDSAFSNLYDLMMELADVYKIRLPKFTVKMAVQYMRRVIEKKAKFDIMDLNCLLVAPKTFIPVLFGHGNDDQFIQPHHSDLISESYAGDKNIIKFDGDHNSSRPQFFYDSISIFFYNVLRPPHIPRVRKLEKYFDLGDLKIGSTVNESLLYGILSSLQSATTDAASSSSAPPSTSNSIKASVSELISKVAPVTAAESMIREEPKHGNDEHGHDEPADMKDEKNGLTEDYFSYCSSTRGNWGRCSSLVLSDEESYPDFRDDDNDSEVFATPLGSMREMSPDPKEEGKDQKKKKKAERSSKKLKSERFEKWESLSRRLRLCILKGSAHRRSKPS; translated from the exons ATGATCCAGATCAGTACCTATGGGAAAAGGAATTCTCCCTTGCAGGAAGAACATACCAAAGGCAGGATTTGGAGGCAA CTCAAGAATTCCAGAGGCTATGCATTGAAGTGTAGTCATTATCTACCTTCACGTTTGCCTGAAGATATTTCTCTTCCTTGTGTTATATATTGCCACGGAAATAG TGGATGTAGGGCAGATGCCAATGAAGCTGCTGTTATTCTTCTTCCATCAAATATTACTGTCTTTACTCTTGACTTTTCGGGGTCAGGCTTGTCTGATGGAGACCATGTTAGCCTTGGTTGGCATGAA AAAGATGATCTCAAGATGGTGGTGTCACATTTAAGAAGCAACAAACAAGTATCTCGTATAGGACTTTGGGGACGATCAATGGGTGCTGTTACAAG CCTTCTTTATGGAGCTGAAGACCCTTCTATTGCTGGAATGGTGTTGGATAGTGCCTTTTCAAACTTATATGATCTGATGATGGAGCTTGCTGATGTCTATAAAATTCGACTTCCAAAGTTCACT GTTAAAATGGCTGTACAATACATGCGGCGGGTTATTGAGAAGAAGGCGAAGTTTGATATCATGGACCTGAACTGTTTGCTG GTTGCACCGAAGACATTCATTCCTGTTTTATTTGGACATGGTAATGATGACCAATTCATTCAGCCTCACCACTCTGATCTCATCTCTGAATCATATGCG GgagataaaaatatcataaaatttgATGGTGATCACAACTCCTCTCGACCACAGTTCTTTTATGATTCAATTTCCATTTTCTTCTACAATGTGCTCCGCCCTCCTCACATTCCTAGAGTTCGTAAGCTTGagaaatattttgatttagGGGATTTGAAGATTGGTTCTACTGTGAATGAG AGCCTATTATATGGGATACTCTCTAGTCTACAGTCTGCAACTACTGATGCTGCAAGTTCATCTTCTGCTCCTCCTAGCACTTCAAATTCAATCAAAGCATCAGTTAGTGAACTTATTTCAAAAGTTGCTCCAGTAACCGCCGCT GAGTCCATGATTAGAGAGGAACCAAAGCATGGCAATGATGAACATGGCCATGATGAGCCTGCAGATATGAAG GATGAGAAAAATGGCCTGACTGAAGATTACTTCTCATACTGTAGCTCAACTAGAGGAAACTGGGGCAGATGTTCTTCTTTAGTACTCAGCGATGAAGAATCTTATCCAGATTTCAGggatgatgataatgattctGAG GTATTTGCAACACCCCTGGGAAGTATGAGAGAAATGTCTCCAGACCCAAAAGAAGAGGGAAAGgatcagaagaagaagaagaaagctgaAAGATCCTCAAAGAAGCTCAAGTCTGAGAGATTTGAAAAGTGGGAGTCCCTCAGTCGACGGCTGCGACTTTGCATTTTAAAGGGATCTGCCCATAGGAGATCAAAGCCCTCTTGA
- the LOC100789290 gene encoding uncharacterized protein At3g52155, chloroplastic — protein sequence MNVGVCEMHSVICSTVVSLSPYDSCRRNPNRLRAKSSLLVQKQDAQLSDSDSDSVSVSRRLILLRHAKSSWDNRSLRDHDRPLSKSGKEDAVRVSRRLQQLGWIPELILSSDAARTKETLKIMQEQVQELVEAEVHFVSSFYSIAAMDGQTAEHLQKIICKYSRDEILTIMCMGHNRGWEEAASMFSGASVELKTCNAALLESAGKSWDEAFATAGFGGWKLQGIIKPSS from the exons ATGAATGTGGGTGTGTGTGAGATGCATTCTGTAATCTGCAGCACCGTCGTTTCACTTTCACCATACGACTCTTGTCGCCGGAACCCTAACCGATTGCGCGCCAAATCCTCTCTGCTCGTTCAGAAACAGGACGCCCAACTCTCCGACTCCGACTCCGACTCCGTCTCCGTCTCGCGCCGCCTCATTCTCCTTCGCCATGCTAAGAGTTCCTGGGATAATCGCTCTCTCCGCG accATGACCGGCCACTGAGCAAGTCTGGGAAAGAGGATGCTGTGAGAGTTTCCCGCAGGCTCCAACAGTTGGGTTGGATTCCTGAACTTATCTTGTCCAG TGATGCAGCGCGGACTAAGGAGACGCTTAAGATAATGCAGGAGCAAGTGCAGGAGCTGGTGGAAGCCGAGGTTCATTTTGTTTCTAGTTTCTATTCGATTGCAGCTATGGATGGGCAAACGGCAGAGCACCTTCAAAAGATTATTTGTAAATATTCAAGGGATGAGATACTTACTATAAT GTGCATGGGACATAATAGGGGGTGGGAAGAAGCAGCATCAATGTTTTCTGGGGCCTCTGTGGAATTAAAGACTTGCAATGCTGCACTGCTTGAGTCTGCTGGAAAATCCTGGGATGAG GCATTTGCCACTGCAGGATTTGGTGGCTGGAAGCTTCAGGGTATAATAAAACCAAGTAGCTAG